One Mercurialis annua linkage group LG3, ddMerAnnu1.2, whole genome shotgun sequence DNA window includes the following coding sequences:
- the LOC126673282 gene encoding hexose carrier protein HEX6-like, protein MAVGLALTSKTEQYNGRITSFVVASCIIAAMGGLIFGYDIGISGGVTSMEPFLKKFFPDVYAKMKEDSEVSNYCKFDSQLLTSFTSSLYLAGLVASFFASSVTRYFGRKPSILVGGAAFLAGSALNGAATNLYMLIFGRVLLGVGIGFANQSVPLYLSEMAPPQSRGAINSGFQLCVGLGVLSANFINFGTEKIEDGWGWRISLAMAAVPASVLTIGAFFLPETPNSLIQRGNDHQTAKLMLQRIRGTTDVQAELDDLIKASSVSFNHPFKKIIQKKYRPQLVMAIAIPFFQQVTGINVISFYAPILFRTIGLTESVSLIMSALIAGVVGTAATFTSMFIVDKLGRRVMFIFGGVQMFVSQVVIGATMAAELGDHGSISKGYAYLVLTMICIYVAGFAWSWGPLGWVVPSEIFPLEIRSVGQCIVVAVNFLFTFIVAQSFLAMLCHFKSGIFFFFGGWVAVMTVFVYFLLPETKNLPIEVMDRVWREHWFWKRIVGEVEDDKSRQQNA, encoded by the exons ATGGCAGTCGGATTAGCCCTTACAAGCAAAACAGAGCAATACAATGGCAGAATCACTTCATTCGTCGTTGCGTCCTGTATAATCGCCGCTATGGGAGGACTCATTTTTGGCTACGATATTGGAATTTCAG GTGGAGTTACCTCTATGGAGCCATTTCTGAAGAAATTTTTTCCTGATGTTTATGCTAAAATGAAGGAAGATAGTGAAGTAAGCAACTACTGCAAATTTGATAGCCAACTTCTAACATCTTTCACATCATCACTCTATTTGGCTGGTCTCGTCGCTTCGTTCTTTGCCTCATCGGTGACGAGGTACTTCGGACGGAAGCCATCGATTCTTGTCGGAGGTGCTGCTTTTCTTGCTGGTTCAGCTCTCAATGGGGCAGCTACTAACCTGTATATGCTGATATTCGGTCGTGTTCTTCTTGGAGTTGGGATTGGGTTTGCAAATCAG TCTGTTCCCTTGTACCTGTCTGAAATGGCACCACCACAGTCTAGAGGAGCAATAAACAGCGGCTTTCAACTATGTGTTGGACTTGGAGTATTATCAGCTAACTTCATCAACTTTGGAACTGAAAAAATCGAAGATGGTTGGGGCTGGCGAATCTCTCTAGCAATGGCTGCAGTTCCAGCTTCAGTCCTAACAATAGGTGCATTTTTCCTCCCAGAAACACCAAACAGCTTAATTCAGCGTGGCAATGATCACCAAACGGCTAAACTAATGCTACAACGCATTCGAGGCACCACCGATGTCCAAGCAGAACTCGACGATCTAATTAAAGCGAGTTCAGTTTCGTTCAATCACCCATTCAAAAAAATCATCCAAAAAAAGTATAGGCCTCAGCTAGTAATGGCTATAGCAATTCCTTTTTTTCAACAG GTAACGGGTATCAATGTCATCTCATTTTACGCTCCAATCCTCTTCAGGACTATCGGTCTAACCGAAAGTGTTTCCTTAATCATGTCTGCACTTATAGCCGGAGTCGTAGGCACAGCTGCAACTTTCACATCAATGTTCATAGTAGACAAACTCGGCCGAAGAGTAATGTTCATATTCGGAGGCGTACAAATGTTCGTTTCCCAAGTGGTAATCGGAGCAACTATGGCAGCAGAGCTCGGGGACCATGGAAGCATAAGCAAAGGGTACGCTTATTTGGTGTTGACTATGATATGCATATATGTTGCTGGGTTTGCTTGGTCATGGGGTCCGTTAGGATGGGTTGTTCCGAGTGAGATTTTTCCGTTGGAGATTCGATCGGTCGGGCAGTGCATTGTAGTTGCGGTGAATTTTCTGTTTACGTTCATTGTTGCGCAGAGTTTTTTAGCTATGCTCTGCCACTTTAAGTCTggaattttcttcttttttggcGGATGGGTTGCGGTGATGACTGTGTTTGTGTACTTTTTGTTGCCGGAGACTAAGAATTTGCCGATTGAGGTAATGGATAGAGTGTGGAGAGAGCATTGGTTTTGGAAAAGAATTGTTGGGGAAGTTGAGGATGATAAATCAAGGCAACAAAATGCTTAA